One genomic segment of Leptospira sp. WS92.C1 includes these proteins:
- a CDS encoding FecR domain-containing protein, which produces MKSRWIAAIVICISILFLNCRKEQSDRTKGVITFVNGDVFIQRGDQKIKASVSQEILNGDLLTTGPKSVATIVFGENSSIIEIQSDSRFRLQQESNERIFFQERGSSWVLANKLLKDEKMTLHTPTTTAGVRGTKFYTAVHGDMTFTCHCEGQIELENTANHSKKVNNSDYLAVVKGDKTVYIIPSDLQKENIGYSHNHSEIQNSPVGNQNKMTPEQLQIMFKIVQKKLTAP; this is translated from the coding sequence ATGAAAAGTAGATGGATTGCGGCAATTGTGATTTGTATCAGTATTTTATTTTTGAATTGTAGGAAAGAACAATCGGATCGAACAAAAGGAGTCATCACTTTTGTAAACGGAGATGTTTTCATTCAACGCGGAGATCAAAAGATAAAAGCGAGCGTTTCTCAGGAAATTCTTAACGGGGATCTGTTGACTACCGGACCCAAATCGGTCGCTACGATCGTTTTTGGTGAGAATTCTTCTATAATCGAAATTCAATCGGACTCCCGGTTTCGGTTGCAACAAGAATCGAACGAAAGGATTTTTTTTCAAGAAAGAGGAAGCTCTTGGGTCTTAGCGAATAAGTTATTAAAAGACGAGAAGATGACTCTTCACACGCCAACCACAACTGCGGGAGTAAGAGGAACTAAATTTTATACCGCAGTCCATGGAGATATGACATTTACTTGTCACTGTGAAGGACAAATTGAACTCGAAAACACGGCCAATCATTCTAAAAAGGTCAACAACTCCGATTATCTTGCGGTTGTAAAAGGCGACAAAACGGTTTATATCATCCCAAGCGATTTACAAAAGGAAAACATCGGTTATTCTCACAACCATAGCGAGATCCAAAATTCTCCGGTGGGAAATCAAAACAAAATGACACCCGAACAATTGCAGATTATGTTTAAAATCGTTCAGAAAAAATTAACAGCTCCATGA
- a CDS encoding M24 family metallopeptidase, giving the protein MEAQQKAKKLFEEIENRGLITAGKSENEVSARIFDLAKSLFGIDKYWHKKIVRAGENTILPYDFNPPDRIVQNDDIVWVDFGPIFEEWEADFGRTYVIGNDPNKLRIKNDVQNVWHQCKNMYVENQSISGAEFYAYACASAQNLGWAFGSEIAGHLIDQFSHHKIHSRDQINYICAENPSDLKTNLEPGKERIWILEIHLVDPQKQFGAFYEELLI; this is encoded by the coding sequence ATGGAAGCTCAGCAAAAGGCGAAAAAACTTTTTGAAGAGATCGAAAACCGCGGCCTCATCACCGCGGGTAAATCTGAAAACGAAGTCAGTGCGAGAATATTTGATTTAGCAAAATCATTGTTTGGAATCGATAAATACTGGCATAAAAAGATCGTGAGGGCGGGGGAGAATACGATTCTTCCCTATGATTTTAATCCTCCCGATCGTATCGTTCAAAACGACGATATTGTCTGGGTGGATTTTGGTCCGATCTTTGAAGAATGGGAAGCGGATTTTGGCAGAACGTATGTGATCGGGAATGATCCGAATAAGTTGCGAATCAAGAACGATGTTCAAAACGTATGGCATCAATGCAAAAATATGTATGTTGAAAATCAGAGTATCTCCGGGGCCGAGTTTTATGCATATGCCTGTGCTTCCGCTCAAAATTTGGGATGGGCCTTTGGAAGCGAGATCGCAGGACATCTCATCGATCAATTTTCGCATCATAAAATTCATTCACGAGATCAAATCAACTATATTTGCGCCGAAAATCCATCCGATTTAAAAACGAATCTTGAACCTGGAAAGGAACGCATTTGGATTCTTGAAATTCATTTAGTCGATCCGCAGAAACAATTTGGAGCTTTTTACGAGGAATTGCTGATCTAA
- a CDS encoding MHYT domain-containing protein, whose amino-acid sequence MVLFQNLFLFDKSSQFLLSFYDPSRIILSILVSIFSSYIVLSMVGQSMLDSFHPSSRILILFAASLVLGCSVWSIHFIGVLSFQLCTTVSYDKTLTVASIFPNLIASMIALAYVSRPKIKLSEWIIGGILVGSGIGTMYDTGRPR is encoded by the coding sequence ATGGTTTTGTTTCAGAATTTATTTTTATTTGATAAGTCGTCTCAATTTTTACTTAGTTTCTACGATCCCTCCCGAATCATCCTATCTATACTCGTTTCCATTTTCTCTTCTTACATTGTTTTGAGTATGGTCGGACAGTCCATGCTGGATTCGTTTCATCCAAGCAGTAGAATTTTAATTCTTTTTGCCGCCAGTCTTGTTTTGGGATGCAGTGTTTGGTCCATACATTTTATCGGAGTGCTTTCCTTTCAATTGTGTACGACGGTATCTTATGATAAAACTCTTACGGTTGCGTCTATCTTTCCGAACTTGATTGCGTCGATGATCGCTCTTGCCTACGTAAGTCGACCAAAGATCAAACTGAGCGAATGGATCATCGGAGGAATTTTGGTCGGTTCCGGGATCGGAACAATGTATGATACCGGGAGGCCGCGATGA
- a CDS encoding SOS response-associated peptidase, translated as MCNKFAQSAIWTKSKTFSFVKPADMIKDRYHISHAEGALIILKPGLDYTIEDAMFWLVPSGVRSLEAAFEFVTFNAKSETIFELKSFQEPILHSRCIIPCDAIFESKGAKGNRQPYAIRMKDHEPFGMAGIYSRWKDPKTKESLQTFAVITTKANDLLSLYHAKKRMPVILSPENYESWLDKKRNTKESISELFQIYPSEKMIAYPVSRELLSFKNKLQGERCLEPIFYNLESIL; from the coding sequence ATGTGTAACAAATTTGCGCAATCCGCTATATGGACGAAATCAAAAACATTTAGTTTTGTCAAGCCCGCCGATATGATCAAAGATCGTTATCATATCTCGCATGCAGAAGGGGCGCTGATCATTCTGAAACCGGGTTTAGACTATACGATCGAAGATGCGATGTTTTGGCTGGTTCCTTCCGGAGTCAGAAGCCTCGAAGCAGCATTTGAATTCGTTACATTCAATGCAAAGTCGGAAACGATTTTCGAATTGAAATCGTTTCAGGAACCAATTCTTCATTCTCGTTGCATCATTCCTTGTGATGCGATCTTTGAATCAAAAGGCGCCAAAGGAAATCGACAACCATACGCGATCCGAATGAAAGATCATGAGCCCTTTGGAATGGCCGGAATTTATTCCCGATGGAAAGATCCTAAAACGAAAGAATCTCTACAAACCTTTGCGGTCATCACCACGAAAGCCAATGACTTGCTTTCTCTGTATCATGCGAAAAAGAGAATGCCTGTGATTTTATCACCGGAGAATTACGAATCCTGGCTGGACAAAAAACGGAATACAAAAGAATCGATATCGGAACTGTTCCAGATATATCCTTCTGAAAAAATGATCGCTTACCCCGTGTCGCGTGAATTGCTGTCTTTTAAAAACAAACTTCAAGGAGAGAGATGTCTCGAACCTATTTTTTACAATTTAGAATCAATTTTATAG
- a CDS encoding IS256 family transposase produces the protein MSKPKNRAEELLDELIKGKTPEELIGNEGLLKQLTKSLVERAMEGEMTHHLGYEKNASTGNNSGNSRNGKSSKKLKGDFGSIDLEVPRDRNGSFEPQIIQKGQTRFTGFDEKIISMYSRGMTTREISGHLKEIYQVEVSADLISQVTDSVMETVIEWQNRPLDKVYPILIMDALIVKVRDGNHVVNKAFYLALGINLQGTKEILGIWVERTEGAKFWLQILTDLKNRGVEDILIACVDGLKGFPDTIISVFPNAQVQLCIVHMVRNSLKWVSYKQKKELVIDLKAIYKSPSEEIAKKSLDDFSAKWDSQYPMISKSWRSNWESVIPFLAYPPNIRKAIYTTNAIESMNMGLRKIIKNRGSFPTDEAAVKLLYLALNNMSKKWTMPIQDWGKAMNQFSIIFGDRLKLDSF, from the coding sequence ATGAGCAAACCAAAGAATCGAGCTGAAGAACTTCTCGATGAGTTAATCAAAGGTAAGACCCCGGAAGAGCTGATCGGAAACGAAGGACTTTTAAAACAACTCACCAAATCGCTTGTTGAACGAGCGATGGAAGGAGAGATGACACATCACCTTGGATATGAGAAGAACGCCTCGACTGGCAATAACTCAGGCAATTCTCGAAATGGAAAAAGTAGCAAAAAGCTCAAAGGAGACTTTGGCTCTATCGATTTGGAAGTTCCTCGAGATAGGAACGGAAGTTTCGAACCTCAGATCATTCAGAAAGGACAGACACGCTTTACGGGATTCGATGAAAAGATCATCTCGATGTATTCTCGTGGAATGACAACTCGAGAAATTTCCGGACATCTCAAAGAAATCTACCAAGTCGAAGTCTCAGCGGATCTAATTTCTCAAGTAACGGATTCCGTAATGGAAACGGTGATCGAGTGGCAGAACCGCCCCTTGGACAAAGTGTATCCGATTCTCATTATGGATGCGCTGATCGTGAAGGTAAGAGATGGCAATCACGTCGTGAACAAAGCCTTTTATTTGGCTTTAGGAATCAATCTACAGGGCACAAAGGAGATTCTTGGGATCTGGGTAGAAAGAACCGAAGGAGCAAAGTTCTGGCTTCAGATTTTAACCGATTTAAAGAATCGAGGAGTCGAAGATATTTTAATCGCTTGTGTCGACGGACTAAAAGGATTTCCGGATACGATCATATCAGTCTTTCCTAATGCACAAGTTCAGCTTTGTATTGTTCATATGGTGAGGAATTCTTTGAAATGGGTTTCTTACAAACAGAAGAAAGAGTTGGTAATCGACCTAAAGGCCATCTACAAATCTCCATCGGAAGAGATCGCAAAGAAAAGCCTTGATGATTTTTCTGCCAAGTGGGACAGTCAGTATCCGATGATCAGCAAGTCCTGGAGAAGTAATTGGGAATCGGTGATTCCTTTTTTGGCTTACCCACCTAATATTCGTAAGGCGATATACACTACAAACGCTATCGAATCTATGAATATGGGTCTAAGAAAAATTATCAAGAATCGGGGATCCTTTCCTACCGATGAGGCGGCAGTCAAGCTTCTCTATTTAGCGTTGAATAATATGTCTAAAAAATGGACCATGCCGATTCAAGATTGGGGAAAAGCAATGAATCAGTTTTCAATTATTTTCGGAGATCGATTGAAATTAGATTCGTTTTAA
- a CDS encoding toll/interleukin-1 receptor domain-containing protein has protein sequence MEVFISYSNTNKRVAGKIQKILNAFGVKSFLAHEDIKVSLDWQTVILDHLSKSDLFIALLSKAYEESFWCIQESGVAVFQNMTLILLSLDGTIPKGFLGKTQSVRIDEKSLSISDLIPGIIQHDFAFGTELIIDTIGNSRSFRQAEKNFELILPYINRLKKTQIKELLKRSARNRQVYDAILCRSQYIPGILKDYGHLLSKKDLSVFIEDTRQK, from the coding sequence GTGGAAGTGTTTATCAGTTATTCCAATACTAATAAACGAGTCGCAGGAAAAATTCAAAAAATCTTAAATGCATTCGGAGTAAAGTCGTTTCTTGCGCACGAAGACATAAAGGTTTCCTTGGATTGGCAAACGGTGATTTTGGATCATCTCTCTAAGTCGGATCTGTTTATCGCACTATTGAGTAAAGCATACGAAGAATCGTTTTGGTGTATCCAGGAATCAGGGGTTGCAGTTTTTCAAAACATGACCCTGATCTTGCTTTCGTTGGACGGGACAATTCCGAAGGGTTTTCTGGGAAAAACTCAGTCGGTTAGGATCGATGAAAAATCTTTGTCGATATCGGATTTGATTCCTGGTATAATTCAACATGATTTTGCTTTTGGTACAGAATTGATCATCGATACGATCGGAAATTCGCGTTCCTTTCGACAGGCGGAAAAAAATTTCGAACTCATTCTTCCGTATATAAACCGACTTAAAAAAACTCAAATTAAAGAATTGCTTAAACGATCCGCTCGCAATCGTCAAGTTTACGATGCAATTTTATGCAGAAGTCAATACATTCCCGGGATTTTAAAAGACTACGGTCATTTGCTTTCTAAAAAAGATCTTTCCGTTTTTATAGAGGATACTAGGCAAAAATAA
- a CDS encoding IS481 family transposase, with product MTTVQKIIKNKVGLLKLAETLGNVSKACNVMGYSRDSFYRFQELYEKGGELALQDLSRRKPNPKNRIEPEKEEAVKKMAIDFPAYGQQRASNELKKQGIIVAPATVRSVWVRHDLETFQKRLKALEAFMAQGNSPVLTESQVQALERRKLEKQVEGEIETEHPGYLGCQDTYYVGTIKGVGRIYQQTFIDSYSKVAMAKLYDRKNALVAADMLNDKVIPWFEEEGLRLLRILTDRGTEYCGNREHHEFQLFLALEDIDHSKTKARHPQSNGICERFHRTIQDEFYAIAFRKKVYSSIEDLQKDLDQWIDSYNNERTHQGKYCFGKTPFQTFLDTKELAKNKYLDNLQFS from the coding sequence ATGACAACGGTACAAAAAATAATCAAGAACAAGGTAGGTCTTTTGAAGTTAGCAGAGACCTTAGGGAACGTCTCAAAGGCGTGTAACGTTATGGGCTATTCACGGGATAGTTTCTATCGTTTTCAAGAGTTATATGAGAAAGGAGGCGAACTCGCTCTCCAGGATCTGAGTAGACGTAAACCGAATCCTAAAAATCGTATCGAACCTGAAAAAGAAGAAGCGGTAAAAAAAATGGCGATCGACTTTCCTGCTTACGGTCAACAGAGAGCATCGAATGAATTGAAAAAACAAGGAATCATAGTAGCACCTGCGACCGTTCGTAGTGTATGGGTTCGTCACGATCTGGAGACCTTTCAAAAAAGACTGAAGGCTTTAGAGGCGTTCATGGCTCAAGGGAATTCTCCCGTATTAACCGAATCACAAGTGCAGGCATTAGAAAGAAGAAAATTAGAAAAGCAAGTTGAAGGTGAGATAGAAACAGAACACCCAGGATACTTAGGATGTCAAGATACGTATTACGTGGGCACAATCAAAGGCGTAGGAAGGATTTACCAACAGACCTTTATCGATTCCTATTCTAAAGTGGCGATGGCAAAACTTTACGATAGAAAAAATGCTTTAGTAGCAGCCGATATGTTAAACGACAAAGTGATTCCTTGGTTCGAAGAAGAAGGCCTTCGCTTGTTGAGAATTTTAACGGATAGAGGGACCGAGTATTGCGGAAATAGAGAACACCATGAATTTCAGTTGTTCCTTGCTTTGGAAGATATAGACCATTCAAAAACAAAAGCAAGGCATCCTCAATCTAATGGAATTTGTGAAAGATTTCACCGAACCATTCAAGACGAATTTTATGCCATTGCTTTCAGGAAAAAGGTATACAGCTCGATTGAAGATTTGCAAAAAGATTTGGATCAGTGGATCGATTCGTATAATAACGAAAGAACACATCAAGGCAAGTATTGTTTTGGTAAAACCCCATTCCAGACTTTTCTTGACACGAAGGAATTAGCTAAGAATAAGTATCTCGACAACTTACAATTTTCGTAA